One genomic region from Microcebus murinus isolate Inina chromosome 32, M.murinus_Inina_mat1.0, whole genome shotgun sequence encodes:
- the LOC105867593 gene encoding vomeronasal type-1 receptor 4 — MASRDLAIGVVCLSQTVVGLMGNVSLLYHYLFLYFTGCRPRSTDLIVEHLIIANFLSLLSRGVPQTMEAFGLTLFLNDIGCKLFFYIHRVGRGVSISTTCLLSVFQVITISPRNSRWGELKEKAPRYTGFAIFLCWVPYMLVNIIFLMYITGKWGNTNSTMKKDLGYCSGVKQNKIVLSLHAALLSIPDMFCVGLMLWASNSMVCVLFRHKQQVQHIHKNDLSPRSSPESRATHSILVLVSMFVSSYMLSCIFQVCIGLSDNPNILLVNISALLNAYFPTACPFILMSRVSREPRLCFAWIKITKSPKLIINM, encoded by the coding sequence ATGGCCTCCAGGGATTTGGCTATAGGAGTGGTGTGCTTATCACAGACTGTGGTTGGGCTCATGGGGAACGTCTCTCTTCTTTACCATTACCTCTTTCTTTACTTCACTGGGTGTAGGCCGAGGTCCACAGACTTGATTGTTGAGCACCTGATTATAGCCAACTTCTTATCCCTCCTCTCTAGAGGAGTCCCCCAGACCATGGAAGCTTTTGGGTTGACACTTTTCCTCAATGATATTGGATGCAAACTTTTCTTCTATATCCACAGAGTGGGCAGGGGTGTGTCCATCAGCACCACCTGCCTGCTGAGTGTCTTCCAGGTGATCACGATCAGCCCCAGGAACTCCAGGTGGGGAGAGCTTAAAGAGAAGGCTCCCAGGTACACAGGCTTTGCTATTTTCCTGTGCTGGGTCCCATACATGCTGGtcaatatcatttttcttatgtATATCACTGGCAAATGGGGCAACACCAACAGCACAATGAAAAAGGATTTGGGATACTGTTCTGGggtaaaacagaacaaaatcgTACTATCACTACATGCAGCACTGTTATCAATCCCTGACATGTTCTGTGTGGGGCTCATGCTCTGGGCCAGCAACTCCATGGTTTGCGTCCTGTTCAGGCACAAACAGCAGGTCCAACACATCCATAAGAACGATCTCTCCCCCAGATCCTCCCCTGAGTCCAGAGCTACCCACAGCATCCTCGTCCTGGTGAGCATGTTTGTATCTTCTTACATGCTCTCCTGCATTTTTCAAGTTTGTATTGGTCTTTCTGATAATCCCAATATTTTACTAGTGAACATTTCAGCCTTACTTAATGCTTATTTCCCAACTGCCTGCCCCTTCATTCTCATGAGCCGTGTGTCCAGAGAACCCAGGCTTTGCTTTGCCTGGATAAAGATTACAAAATCCCCTAAACTCATCATAAACATGTAA